From Antennarius striatus isolate MH-2024 chromosome 14, ASM4005453v1, whole genome shotgun sequence, the proteins below share one genomic window:
- the LOC137607610 gene encoding membrane progestin receptor alpha-B-like, translated as MATMVMEKLVCVLINLQQIKEVPRMLTLAAPSMPGTVRDSDVPHYFRERYVCSGYRPLNQGWRYYFLSLFQCHNETINVWTHLLAFFIFLVKLGQLTETVDFIGDHHSWPLLVVILSSLIYSALSATAHLLGGKSELCHYTFFFLDYIGVAQYQYGSALGHFYYVVDENLHRHVQGFFIPFATVLSCLSCLGCCSGKYCNHSLPTCAHKLGQVIPSALAYLWDSSPVTKRLSLWSTDSNDPVMIYHFGQVALFLCCAFFFSFPLQERYFPGRFDFIGQSHQVFHVFLSCCTLCQIHATHLDFVGRRTLYTNLHKSDEAVLFVRLYVVTLVVCTLIAFFILSKVNKRLDLKNKSK; from the coding sequence ATGGCGACAATGGTAATGGagaaacttgtgtgtgtgttaatcaaTTTGCAGCAGATCAAGGAGGTTCCTCGGATGCTGACTCTGGCTGCACCCTCTATGCCCGGCACTGTAAGAGACAGTGACGTTCCCCACTACTTCAGGGAACGCTACGTCTGCAGTGGCTACCGACCGCTCAACCAAGGCTGGCGTTACTACTTTCTGTCCTTATTCCAGTGCCACAATGAGACTATTAATGTCTGGACTCACCTgcttgcattttttatttttctggttAAATTAGGACAACTGACTGAGACTGTGGACTTTATTGGTGATCATCATTCGTGGCCCCTGTTGGTCGTCATCTTGTCGTCCTTGATATATTCTGCATTAAGTGCAACAGCTCATCTACTGGGTGGCAAATCTGAACTGTGTCACTATACGTTTTTTTTCCTAGACTATATTGGAGTAGCACAGTATCAGTACGGCAGTGCTCTAGGTCACTTTTACTATGTCGTggatgagaacctacacagacatgtgcAGGGATTCTTTATTCCCTTTGCTACTGTTCTCAGCTGTCTATCATGTCTGGGATGCTGCTCTGGGAAATACTGCAACCACAGCTTACCAACTTGTGCACACAAGTTGGGTCAGGTGATTCCCTCAGCACTTGCTTATCTCTGGGACAGCAGCCCTGTGACTAAGAGACTCTCGTTATGGTCTACAGACAGCAACGATCCAGTCATGATCTATCACTTTGGCCAGGTGGCTTTATTTCTCTGCTgtgccttcttcttctccttccccttGCAGGAGCGCTACTTCCCTGGTCGCTTCGATTTTATAGGGCAGAGTCATCAggtgtttcatgtttttctgtcttgctGCACTCTGTGTCAGATCCACGCGACACACCTCGACTTTGTGGGCCGCAGAACGCTGTATACAAATCTGCACAAGAGCGATGAGGCTGTCCTTTTTGTTAGACTGTATGTGGTTACGTTGGTTGTTTGTACACTTATTGCTTTCTTCATTCTGAGCAAAGTTAATAAAAGGCTGGACttaaaaaacaagtcaaagtAA
- the LOC137607632 gene encoding membrane progestin receptor alpha-B-like: MATIVMEKLGRVFINLQQIKEVPRMLTEAAPSMPGTVRDSDVPHYFRERYICSGYRPLNQGWRYYFLSLFQRHNETINVWTHLLAFFIFLITLGQLTETVDFVGDHHSWPLLVVILSSLTYSSLSATAHLLGGKSELCHYTFFFLDFVGVAQYQYGCALVFFYYSVDESLHRHVHGIFMPLATVLSSMSCLGCCCGKYCNHSQPAWVRKLGQAVPSALAYLWDNSPVTFRVLSGSTPSNDSAIIYHYGHMFFFFISTFFFLYPLLEYCFPRRCNFIGQSHQVFHVFLSCGTMCQIRAAHLDFVGRRKLYSRLHLSGDTALFVRLYVVTFILCALIAVFMLRKVKQMLDLKTKKK, translated from the coding sequence ATGGCGACGATTGTAATGGAAAAACTGGGGCGTGTGTTCATCAATCTGCAGCAGATCAAGGAGGTTCCTCGGATGCTGACTGAGGCTGCACCCTCTATGCCCGGCACTGTAAGAGACAGTGACGTTCCCCACTACTTCAGGGAACGCTACATCTGCAGCGGCTACCGACCGCTCAACCAAGGCTGGCGTTACTACTTTCTGTCCTTATTCCAGCGCCACAATGAGACTATTAATGTCTGGACTCACCTgcttgcattttttatttttttgattacaTTGGGACAACTGACTGAGACTGTGGACTTTGTTGGGGATCATCATTCGTGGCCCCTGTTGGTCGTCATCTTGTCGTCTTTGACTTACTCATCATTGAGTGCAACAGCTCATCTACTGGGTGGCAAATCTGAATTGTGTCACTATACGTTTTTCTTCCTGGACTTCGTTGGAGTAGCACAGTATCAGTACGGTTGTGCATTAGTTTTCTTTTACTACTCTGTTGATGAGAGTCTGCACAGACATGTGCATGGAATCTTTATGCCCCTTGCTACTGTTCTTAGCTCAATGTCATGTCTGGGATGCTGCTGTGGCAAATACTGCAACCACAGTCAACCAGCCTGGGTGCGCAAGTTGGGCCAAGCAGTTCCCTCAGCACTGGCTTACCTCTGGGACAACAGCCCAGTGACATTTAGAGTCTTGTCAGGCTCCACACCCAGCAATGACTCAGCTATTATCTATCACTATGgccacatgtttttttttttcatcagcactttcttcttcctctaccCACTGCTTGAATACTGCTTCCCCCGACGGTGTAATTTTATAGGACAGAGCCATCaggtgtttcatgtttttttgtcctgtgGCACAATGTGTCAAATCCGTGCAGCACACCTTGACTTTGTGGGTCGTCGGAAACTGTACTCACGTCTACATCTGAGTGGGGATACCGCTCTTTTTGTGAGATTGTATGTGgtaacttttattttgtgtgccTTAATTGCTGTCTTCATGTTGAGGAAAGTCAAACAAATGCTTGACTTGAAAACCAAGAAGAAATAA